Below is a genomic region from Acidobacteriota bacterium.
TCAACCATTTTTAATATCGCTTCGGTGCGTTGAAGTTCCATTACCACTGCCGGTGAAATGCCGCTCTTTTCAAAAAAGAGATCAATCAGACGGCGGGTATTGCCGCCTTTTTCGCCCAGAATCAGCGGTTCGTTGGTCAACTGGTCAGCCGAAATCAAGCGGGCTTTGGCAAGCCGGTGTTGCGGATTGAGGACGACGACCAATCGGTCGCTTCTCAGGGTTTCGGTAAGCACATCGGAACTTTCAACCGGCAAGGAAACCAAGCCGGCATCCATTTTATTTTCGGTGATCTGTTGGATAATCCATTCACTGGTGCCGCCAATCACCGATAAATCAAGCGGCGTGTGATGGCTTTTGATTTCGCTCAAAATTTCCGGAAGCGGGCGCACGGTGATTGCGGTTGATGCCACCCCGATGTGCAAACGCGCTTTGGCAACCTGGGTCATCACCGCCAGTTCATTTTTTGCGGCGTCATAAGCGCGCAGGATTTTTTCGGCGTGGGTGAGCAAAACTTTTCCGGCATCGGTCAAAATCAACCGCTTGTTGACGCGCAGGAAAAGCGGCGTGCCAATCTCTTCTTCGAGTTGTTTGATGTGAACACTGACGGCGGCTTGCGTGAGGTGCACGCGCGCCGCTGCACTGGTGAAAGAGCCTGCGTCGGCAACCGCTTTGAAGGTCTTGAGAAGTCTCTGCTCCATCGGAATAAAGAAGTATCGCCGCAATCTTAAAAGAAATAGGCATTGAAGACAACACAGATAACCGCGTAGCGACAAGGATAACGGGCGTTCAATCAAGGATATTCAGTTTTACTGGTAAAGTCAGTTGCTTTAAATTTATGAAAAGCCTTGCAAGACCCGCGCCGGCGCTTGTTCATCATCAAGAGAAGTGAGAACATTTTTAATCAATGGCAGCCGTAATCAAAACCAAATTACCGACGCCGATTTCTGAGGCACAGGCTTCAATCAATGCCTCTGAGATTATGGTTTCGCGAAGCATTCAAGAAAACCACATGCGGTTAAGGTTGCTCTCTGACCCGCCCGGTTTAATCGAAGTTCCGGGATTGACAAACACCATCGTTTCCATGCATATCGGGCAACCGGTTCAGCTTGCCTGTCGCCGAGGGGGCTACAATCATCGCGGCTTAGCCGTGCATGGTGATATAGACATCATCCCTGCAAACACGCCGAGCCTCTGGGAGATTAAAGAAAAAGATACGGCGTTTATTATGAGTTTGTCGCCGGAATTGATACAGACAGTAGCCGAAGAGTTTGCTATTGACCCGGCTCGCCTGGAGATTCAAAACCGTTTTCAACTGCGCGACCAGCAACTGGAAAATATCGGACTGGTTTTGAAAGCCGAAATGGAAAGCGGCTATCCGTGCGGGCAATTGTACTTCGATAGCCTGGCGGTTTCCGTCGCCACCAGGCTTCTGCGTTATTATAGCTCGATGACGCTTCCCCAGCAGAAATACAATGGTCGTTTGCCGGAGCGCAAGTTGCGACAGGTGCTTGCCTATATCGAAGACCATCTCAGTGCGGATTTATCGCTTCGCGAGTTGGCAGAGATTGCCGGTCTCAGCGTTTCGCATTTCAAAAACCTGTTTCGCGAATCGGTCGGTTTAACCGCCCATCAATATCTGATCAGACGACGGGTCGAGCGCGCCAAAACCTTGCTTACGGATGGCAAGCTGTCGATCAGCCAGATTGCTTTTGAAACCGGGTTTGCTCATCAAAGCCATCTGGCGCGTCATATGCGGCGGCTGCTCGGCGTATCCCCAAAAGCCCTTCGCCGATAATTGCTTCCACCAATCTTTTCACCCCGGTCAATCAACCGGTCACAGCTAAACCGAGATGCCGGAGATGGATTGACTCGATGTTGAAAAAATGCCGATAAACCGGGCTTTTTCTCAATGTGTCGTGTACCAACCTTCTGCATTCCGGTTTAGTTGTCCAAATCTGCTCTTTTGCGGCTTTCTGTGAGCGACGTTTGAACTGATGCATTTCTATAATCGTTACTTCAACCGAAACCCAGACGCACAGAAGTTTCTCAAGTAATTCGACCGCAACACCCAACGACGCAAAAAGGAGAGAGCGAATGAGCGTAGAATCTGCGACCCTTGCACCGGAAAAACTGATAACCTTTCAACCGATTCTCTGGGGCGGACTGTTAGCCGGAATCCTGGATATTACTGCTGCCTGCATCAACAGTGGTTTGCGAAGTGGACGCAGCCCGCAATGGGTATTGCAATCGGTCGCCAGCGGATTGCTTGGCGTAGACGCTTACAAAGGCGGCTGGACGACGGCTTTGCTTGGGCTTTTCCTGCATTTCCTGATTGCCTTTGTTGCCGCCACCATCTATTACTTCGCGAGTCGCAAATTATCTTTTTTGGTATCGTCGCCCATCCTCAGCGGATTTTCATATGGCATCGCGGTTTATCTGTTTATGTATTTCGTTGTTTTGCGGCTGGCGTTTTCCAACATGACCTATACGATGGTCGGCGTCGCTACCGGAATGTTGATTCATATGTTTTGTGTAGGCTTGCCGATTGCTCTGGCGGTGCGCCGATTTGCAGCGATGCCGTTGATGATGTTATTGCTCGCGACCTTATTGTGGAATGCGCCTGACGCGAGCGCCGTAATTCGCAGGCAAAAACCAACGGCGCAACCTGCTGTGCTGGTCGAACTGTTTACTTCGGAAGGCTGCTCTACGTGTCCATCGGCGGATATCTTATTGACCGAGTTTGAACAGACCCAACCGGTGGGCGGCGCACAGATTTTGATTCTCAGCGAACACGTCGATTACTGGAACCGTCTGGGTTGGAAAGACCGGTTTTCGGCAGCCGGATTCACCGAGCGGCAGCTTGATTATGCGCGGGTGCTTAAACTCAAAGATATCTATACGCCGCAACTGGTGATTGATGGTCGCGTGGAAGTCATCGGCAACCGCCGCGAAACCGCTCTCGAAGAAATTGCCAGGGCTTCGCGTTTACCGAAAGCGGCTATCGGTTTAGAGGTCATGGACGCCGCCGCGAAATCGCTCAGGCTCCGGGTTCAGGTGGACGAGGTCCCATTGATTGCCAGCGGCGATAGCGCCGAGGTGATATTGGCGATTAGCGAAAGCGATTTACAAAGCAATGTCTCGCGCGGTGAAAACGCCGGTCGCGAACTCCGGCATTCGGCAGTTGCCCGCAGGCTCAAAAAAATTGGTGACATCGAAGACGGCAAGTTTAATGGCGAAACGAAAGTGGATTTGAATAAAGACTGGAACCTGCAAAACCTCAAGGCGCTGGTTTTTGTGCAGGAGCGTAAAAGTCGTCATGTGTTGGGTGCTGCAACCATCAAACTGAGTGGCGCGATGTGAGCCGCGCCTCCCACCTTTCGATATAAGACGAACCTCCCACCTTTCGATGTGAACTGAGCCTCCCACCTTATCTCATGCCATCTTGCGATATGAGTGAGTTGCGCGTAGCGACCGGCGAGGTCTTTGACGGTTTGTGAAGGGAAATCTCGCTTTGGGTTTGGATGGATAGAGCGGCGAAGTCAAAGACCGTTGCGGCTCAAGATGCAGCTATCGGTTTGCCGATGAAAGCGGTTTAACGGCAAATCGCCTGGCATTGCGTTCGCGGGCTTTGTCAATTTCCTGTTCACGATTTCTTGGAGGCGCGTTGGTGGCAAGCGTGTCCAATAACTTTCGAGATACGGCAGCGATTTCGTCAACCGCAGCTAAGAACGCCGCTTCGTTGGTTTTCGATGGTTTATTGAAACCGCTGATTTTTCTCACGTATTGCAATGCGGCGGCGCGAATCTCTTCATCCGTCACCAGCGGCTCAAAGTTAAATAACGGTTTGATGTTTCTGCACATAGAAATAAACTCCATCCGAAATCGCGGTTCCTCAGCCAAATGGTAAACGGCAATTTGCTTGAACCCGGTTTGCTGGTGACCGCGTGCCACTCGACAATCACAATATAAACTCGCCCGAAACCAATTTACTTTCAGGACAATTTTGCTGCTTCATTAACTCCAAGCCTTCAGAGCTTATCAAGTCCCCCAAACGAATAAAAGTAAGCGTTGAATTCCAAACCGACTTCGGGTCAAACGGATGTTGGAAGAGCGGTTTAAGCAGGCTGATTATCGCTTGATGGCGCTTGAGCGGCGCATTCATTTTTTTGCACGCCATTTTTAACCCACACCCGGCAAACCTACCTGCGCTGATTACCCGGATTGCGTTAAAAATGTTATACACCAACCTTCTCAAAAAATATTCAAGCAAATTTTGCATCGTTTTTTTGCCGGTTTACGTCATTGGTTGCATCAGGCACTGACAGTTCATCATTTGGGGAGAAATCAATTGCGGGTCAGATTAAAACTGAAAGCTTTAGGTGTGGGCGCTCGTTTGCCCTTAAACAGCAATCATCAGGCAGCTTCCTTGATTTATAAAATCGTCGGGCAATCGTCGAGCGCCTTTGCGACCGAGCTGCACGAAGCCGGGTTTATGGCGGAAAACGGCAGAAAATTCAAGCTTTTCGCCTTTTCCAGATTGAACCCCTTGCATCGTCGCCGCGTCGGTGACGAATTGCATTTGCAGTCGCCCGAAGTTGAATGGACGGTGAGTTCGCCGGTCGCCGCGTTCATTGAGCATTTCGTATCGGGACTTTTTCAAAGCGCGAGGTTCAAAATCGCCCGGACGGAATTCGTGTTGGCAGAAGCCGAGTCGTTGCCGGAACCGCGATTTACCGAGCGCCTGAAAATGCGCGCTCTGTCGCCGATAACCGAATCGCTCAGAGACGCAGAAGGCCGCGTGCGATTTTTAACGATTGAAGAGAATTGGTCTGAGGTGATGCAACGCAACCTGCTGCGCAAATATGAGGCGCTGCACGGACGCGCGCCTGAGGATAGGCGCTTTCGCTGGACGTGGGACGGCGAGTATGTCAAAGAGCAGATGCGGCGCGGCAAACGGGTGTCGTCCTTAGTTGAGATAAACGGTGAAGGGCGCGAAGCCATTAAGGTGCGCGGCTGGCTTGCGCCGTTTAGCGTCGAAGGCAGCCTTGAACTCATCAAACTCGGCTACGAAGCGGGCTTCGGCAGCCGCAATTCGATGGGCTTCGGACTGGCTGAAGTTTGTCCCTGAGATAGTCCGGCAAGGTTGCCGAACGCTATAAGTGATGAATCATTTTGTAAGATGTCGCTTGGCGAAATTCAATCATTTGTGCGGTTGGCATGAGTCTCAATGATTGGAATGGGAATCGGTTGTGAACGATTATAAGGAGAATTTCAAAAATGCTTGATACGCTTTTGCAAATTGGGAAAACGTTGCGAGAATCCAGGCGTTTGCGTCATCACCGCTACATCAAGCCTGCGCCGAAAAAAGATAAGAAAACCGATGTGGTTTATCTTGTTTTGCCTGTGCGCGAAGATTTTACATTTGATTTCGCCAATCTGGATACAGACTTTCATAACGAAAATGTTATTCGGCATTTCTATTATCTCGCTTATAAATCTTCTGACGCTGATAGTTTAATGAAATATATCTGGGGTGATATTTCTTACGGCATTGATAAAAAAGGCAAAGAGCAGGGTTATTATCGAATGGAAAATCCTGAAGTTAAAAACGCTTTCGGGTTGAGTTCGTTCGTGCGGGGCATTGAAGACGCAAAAACTTTTAATGGCACAGAGATTGAGAAATTCCGTAAATCCTTTGCAGCAAATCGAGAACCTATTGAGAACCTTTTGAAAGAATATGGGCTGGAAAGATTCTGTTATCTCCATTTCGATTTTCGTGGCGAAAAAAAACATTGGTATGAATTTGAAGATGAATTGAAAGCCATCAATAAAAAATTTTTACAGGAATTTATTGGCGAAAAACAAAGCGGTGCCATAGTGTTGCGGAAAAGCTTGTATAAGACGCTTGCTTCACCTGAAAAAAATTTACCATTTCCGAATTTTTCGGCTTCAAATATCTACAAAACGCGAACATTTCAATCGGAAGACGAAGTTTTGGATTTGATTTACGCCATCAATTATTCAACGAAAGCGGTCATTTCCGAACGCGATATTAAGATCATTATCTTGCCAAAAGGTAAAAATATTGAAGCAACTCATATTGAAGAATTTTTTGAACGTCGAAAATTTAAAGATGAATTGGGTGCAGAAGAAAAACTGGTTGAACAAAACAAACCAGAAAACGAGGATGGGTTAGATGCTTTATTTACGCCTGTGATTGATGAAAGTGTATCGGATGAAATTGTCGAATTTGATTTTGTATTCAGCAAAGCGGGCGGAATGACTTCGCCTGATGTAGATATGATTGAACTGGCTGGAATACAACGCAGTTTATTGGCGGAACTTGCAAATCAAGCGAAGGACATTCGCTTTAAGGTGGAACAGGAGCGCGAAAAGTTGCTCGGCAAAAATGACAAAATCAAACCCTTGAGTATCAAAATGTCTTTCCTGAATATCCTCGGTGATGTGACAAAGGACAAGAAAAAATATCAAAGTCATTTGCTCAAAGTATTACCGCAAATTTATTCAGGAAATTACTACAAAGACGCGGTTCTGCTTCCGGCGTTTATAGAGAAAACCGAGTACAACATCAGGCAGGAGAAAGGCGATTTTAACCTGCTGAAATTTAATTATGAATTTCTGGTCAGATTACGAAATAACCATGGAGAAAAGGATATGGAAGATATGAGAACTTCAAAGAGTTATGCGGCAGGAAAACTGCTTGGACAACTCGCGCAACCGGTTTCCTGGGAAATCAAATCATTTGAAAAAAACTATGTCGGACTGCTTTCCAGGCGAATATCCGATAAGCAAGGCTTGGTCGCTTTTGCGAATTTTATCAATCAAAAACTGGCAATTCACGAAAGAACTTATCCGAGTTTGAAGGAAAAATACATCGAACTTGCAAAAATTTTGAGCGACATGGAGAACAAAGAGTACCACCGCGAATATTGCGCCTTCGGCTTTTTTGAAGGCTATTTCGCGAAATTTGAAAGGCCTGACACATCCGTAGTTGAAGGAGAAAATCGATGATCAACAAATCTGAAATATTGTTTCTTTACGAAAGCACCTATTCAATGCCAAACGGCGATCCGTTCACAGGCGAGCAACGCTATGATGACGAAACCAAGAAGGTTTTAATCAGTGATGTTCGCATCAAACGCTTTATCCGCGATTATTTTGTGGAAAATGGTAAAGACGTTTATGTCATCAATGACAAATCACAGCTGGGTGAAGGCGTTAAAGGTTCAGGCGCGGCTCTGAGAATGTTGAGTTTAAAGAGCAAATTCAAGGATGACCCCTCAGTTTTGCGCGAAGGTAAGAAAGGCAAAACCGAATTCGATGCGCTCAAAATTTTGCAGAAATGTATTGATGTGCGTTTATTCGGCGGAATTTCGACCGAAGAAGGTGATGCCGTGAATCTCACGGGAGCCGTTCAATTTGCTTTGCTGAATCCTTCACTGAATGCAAGCGATTTGCGAATTCACCAGAACACTTCGGTCTTTTCATCCAGCGAAGATAAATCTCGCGGAGCAATCGGCACAACGACGGTGGTTCCTTATTCACTGAACCAAATTCATGGTTGGATCAATCCCTATTCCGCGAAACATACCGGCTTGACGGAAGAAGATATTTCCGCAATGTTCAAAGCTTTGTGGGAAAGCGTCAACAACGCGAATACGCGCACCAAGTCGAATCAAAATTCGCTGTTGCTGATTCAAATCGTTTATTCCGGGCCGAATAAAAAACTTTACGGCGTAGACCGATTGATCAAACTGGTTTCGGAAAAACGCGATGAGCAGATTCGCAATTCTGACGACTACACGCTTGATTTTTCTGCGTTACATGAAGTTTCCGAGAGCGAAAAGGTATCGACGGTAAAGTTCTATACCGAAAAAGCGGAAATCGAAAATCGTCTCAAGGAGATGCCAAAGTTTGTTAAGATGAGCCTGTGAGGTGACAACGATGCAAACCACGCTTGAACAAATTATCGAAGCCGCAAGCCGTTTATCGCCCGAAGAGATTCATAAACTGGGCGAATGGGTTCGTGAAAAAGAATCGCAAAATAGCGAAAGCAACGGCAAACCCCCAGAAGTTGAAGAAGAGGTCAGGAAATTCAACCTGGCAATGAAATGGATACGGGAAAATCGTGATGAATATCTCGGAAAGTGGGTTTGTCTGGATGGCGACAGGCTTATCAGTTCCGGCGAAGATGCCGTCAAAGTTTACCATGAAGCCATCGCAAAAGGGATTGAAATTCCTTTTGTCAATGAGGTTAGAGAAGAGGCGGAGGCTTATTTGGGAGGTTGGGAAGGGTGTCAGTAATCATCGAATTCCTGAAGGTTTATGAATTTGACACACGTCAAACCGGTATAACCGTTCCGGTCAAACTTTTCTCCGACGATAAAAAAGTTTCGCTTTTTGCCAAAATTGATACGGGTTCAACGCATTGTTTTTTTGAGCGCAAATATGCCGACCAACTTGGCATTGTGATTGAAAGCGGTCAACCGCTGTCGGTAAGTACGGCAACCGGAACTTTCCTTGCTTTTGGACACGAATTAACTTTATCGGTTCTGGATATCGAGCAGTGTGTTTGGCTTTATTTTATTGCTGAAGAAAGTATCAAGCGTAATGTGTTAGGCAGGCAGGGCTTTTTGAGTCAGGTTCAGTTCGGCTTGATCGATTACGAGGGCAAACTCTTGCTCAGTCAATATGAGGAAATCGTGCGATGAAAGGCGTCATATTTAATTTAAAAGGAAACTGGGGGCATTTTCGCAAACCCGAAACCAACAACAATCCGTTGACTCACGATTTTATTACCAAGACGGCATTGATCGGTTTAATAGGCGCGGTGTTGGGGAAGGAACGCGATGAAATGAAAACTCTCTTTCCGCAACTTTCCGAAGATTTGCTTTATGGCGTTTGTGTGAAAAATGTTGTCAAGAAAGAGTCCTGGGCGTTCACGTTGCGCTACGTTGTGGATTTGATGCAGAAAGCTCCCAAGCAAATGGAGTTTTTGAAAAACCCCGAAAACACCATCGCATTGGCTTTGAAGGGGGAAAATTCAGCAACCATTTTTGACGATTTCGTTTCCGCAATCCGGCAAAATGAAGCGCACTATACGCCCGTTCTGGGTTTGCATAATTGTCCCGCAGAAATTGAGACTATTTCCCTTGGTGAGTTTCACGTTAAAAACGGCAGCTTTTCCACGAAAGGATTTATCAAAGAGCAGCAGATTGATGTTGTAAAAATGCTCCGTGCGAATACCTTTCGGGTTGGGGTAGAGAAGATTCCAACCTTTCAGAATGATGATTTCTGGAATTTGCCAGACCGATACGAAAAGGTTCTTTACCCGTCGGAAAACCGCGAAGTTTTTGCAAACGGGGAATTTTATGAATTCACAGACGGTTCACAATGGACATTGATTTAACCACTGCTTTCGATTCACATCCCGGAAAACCTTTGCAAAAACACTTGAGCGGTGTTGTGGCAAAGGTGAAATATCGAACCGCCAATCTGCCGACCTCGCTCAATTTGAAACTCGCTGAAATTGCCGCGCTCTTTCACGATTTGGGAAAAACCAATCCGTATTTTCAAGCTAAATTGAGGGGCGAGTCGGTCAATGGATATTCATCACATGCATATCTTTCGGCTTATGTATTTTGGAATTTCTGCCAGAATAATCGCGAAAAGGTTTTATCCTGGGTAAATCGAAACGAACAATGTTTCAGTCTTCTGACAATGATTGCGCGACATCACGGCAATTTACCTGATTTTGAAGATGGATTATTCAACCCGGACGAAACCAGACGGTTAGCGGATTTTTTGAGCAGACATTCGGATTTGCCGGTTTCGGATTTTTTACAGTTGCTCGAACCTCATGAAAAATTTGAGTTGAGTATTTCAGAAAGCTTTCAAAGAGAATTATTCAAAGCCAGGGTTATTGAAGACCGCAACAAACAACCGCTCAACTTTTTCCTCGAAACGCAATTTTGCTTTGCGTGTTTGCTCGAAGCCGATAAACGCGATGCAGGCGATAATGAAAATTACAATCGCCAGAATTTACGCGAAAGTTATTTTGAAGCAAATTTCGCAACTAAAATCACTGAAAAGTTAAATTCCTTCGGCGAGAAAAACCCGCTCAACAATTTGCGAACCGCAATGCGTCTGGAGTCTGTAGAGCGCCTGCGTGAAAAATTGCCGGAAAATAAACGGGTGTTCACGCTTTCTGCACCAACCGGCGCAGGGAAAACTATGATGCTTCTGGCATTGGCAAAAGAGATTTTAGCAATCGATAAAAATCTGAGCGTGATTTACAGCTTGCCCTTTCTTTCGATCACCGAGCAGGTTGAAGGCATATGTCGGGAAATATTTGATGGCAATGTTTTGCGAATTGATTCACGGGCTGAAAATCAGGCGATTCAGGAATTACAGAAAAAACTTGATGATGAACAAACCGATGAGAATGTAAAGAAACTTTTACAGGAAAGTTTTACCGAAACCACTTTTGATCATCCATTTATCATTACGACCTTTGTGCAGGTTTTTGAAGCCCTTCTGAGCAATCGAAACGCCATCCTCTTACGACTGCCCAGTTTCTCGAAAACCGTGTTTTTGATTGATGAAATTCAAGCTTTGCCCTATCGCCTTTATTCATTTTTCACTGCACTATTAGACGAATTTTGCCGGCAATTCGATTCTTACGCGATAATTTCAACGGCGACCATGCCGCATCTCGATTTTCCTTCCGCCGAAATCGAAGGCAAAAAGCTGTTTTTAAATTATCAAAAACCGGATGAATTATTGAACGCGCCAAAGTATTTCCGTGAGCAGATTTTCAATCGCTATCGCGTGATACGCCTTTTACAGACGGATTTCAAAATTTCTGATTTAGCGCGACATATCGAAAATCGCCACGACTCTTCTCTGGTGATTCTCAATACGATTGATGACACTAAAGATTTATATGCGCTGCTTTCGGAAGGTTATGGTACAGATGAATACGTTTTGCTAAACACCCATTTTACGCTTGAAGACCGCCGTAAAAAGATTGAGCATTGCCAGAAGCGACTTCAGCGCAAAGAAAAAGTTATTTTGATTTCCACGCAACTGATCGAAGCCGGCGTTGATATTGATTTTCCCACGGTTTATAGGGATTTCTGTCCGCTTCCAAGTTTAATTCAATCTGCCGGGCGCTGTAATCGCAACGGGCGGCTGAACTTTGGTGACGTCTTCTTTTTTGCCCTACAGAAAGCCAACGGGAAATTTTCATCGGAATTGATTTATCGTGATGAGGCAAAGGCGTTTTTAAAATTTTGTCGCAAGGAATTGGCTGATCTGATCACTGAATCAGAACTTTTCGAGATACAAAAACGCTTTTTTCAAACGGAAATCGGCGAATACCTGGAGTTCGGAATTCATAAACAATCAAACTGCAAAGACGGAGACAGAGAAGGCGTTTTGAATCTCGTTAAAGCGATCAATAAAGCCGCGTTTGAACAGCTCGGTAAGTTCAAACTGATTGACGAACAATATTTCGGGCAGGAGTTTCGCTACTATATCCCTGAAGACCCGCATGACCAAATGTTTGAAGAATTGCAGAACCTGTCCGAAGTTCAATTCACGCGAAACTTTGAAGAAGCAATACAAAAACGCATTCAGATAGAGACGCAACTGCGAAAGATGTCGGCGCGAATCGTTACGTTTCGCGTCAAAGATGAGACGTTTGCGCCTGCTTATGAGAGTAAAGAGGTTTTTAAAATTCGCAAACTTCAAAGTCTGCACGACTATTCGTTTGAAAAAGGCATTAAATTGAAACCCAATGCCGGCTGCATCATTTAGAGATAGTTGTTGAATAATGTTCGGGATGAATGAAATTCATAGACCATTGGCAATGAAGTTTTATTGATCCACAGAAAGCATAAATTGATTTCACGGATTGGCTGCTGCAAAAGTGATTGGAAACTGCGCAGCGGTTTTCGCCGGAACCATTAAATGCGTAGGCGACAGTTCATCGGTTGAAAATAGAGCCGAAACTATGAGCGAAAGGATATGACCGCATTACCCGTCTTTACCGGCACGGAACTCGGTTACTACTTCATCTGCCATAAAAAACTCTG
It encodes:
- a CDS encoding LysR family transcriptional regulator, giving the protein MEQRLLKTFKAVADAGSFTSAAARVHLTQAAVSVHIKQLEEEIGTPLFLRVNKRLILTDAGKVLLTHAEKILRAYDAAKNELAVMTQVAKARLHIGVASTAITVRPLPEILSEIKSHHTPLDLSVIGGTSEWIIQQITENKMDAGLVSLPVESSDVLTETLRSDRLVVVLNPQHRLAKARLISADQLTNEPLILGEKGGNTRRLIDLFFEKSGISPAVVMELQRTEAILKMVERDFGVTILPQSAVQGEVRRGRLAMLRIRDLHLKWELGTAYLKSAYTPPVVKSFIKLCRAYIGETGSLTGE
- a CDS encoding AraC family transcriptional regulator; the protein is MAAVIKTKLPTPISEAQASINASEIMVSRSIQENHMRLRLLSDPPGLIEVPGLTNTIVSMHIGQPVQLACRRGGYNHRGLAVHGDIDIIPANTPSLWEIKEKDTAFIMSLSPELIQTVAEEFAIDPARLEIQNRFQLRDQQLENIGLVLKAEMESGYPCGQLYFDSLAVSVATRLLRYYSSMTLPQQKYNGRLPERKLRQVLAYIEDHLSADLSLRELAEIAGLSVSHFKNLFRESVGLTAHQYLIRRRVERAKTLLTDGKLSISQIAFETGFAHQSHLARHMRRLLGVSPKALRR
- a CDS encoding DUF1223 domain-containing protein, with amino-acid sequence MSVESATLAPEKLITFQPILWGGLLAGILDITAACINSGLRSGRSPQWVLQSVASGLLGVDAYKGGWTTALLGLFLHFLIAFVAATIYYFASRKLSFLVSSPILSGFSYGIAVYLFMYFVVLRLAFSNMTYTMVGVATGMLIHMFCVGLPIALAVRRFAAMPLMMLLLATLLWNAPDASAVIRRQKPTAQPAVLVELFTSEGCSTCPSADILLTEFEQTQPVGGAQILILSEHVDYWNRLGWKDRFSAAGFTERQLDYARVLKLKDIYTPQLVIDGRVEVIGNRRETALEEIARASRLPKAAIGLEVMDAAAKSLRLRVQVDEVPLIASGDSAEVILAISESDLQSNVSRGENAGRELRHSAVARRLKKIGDIEDGKFNGETKVDLNKDWNLQNLKALVFVQERKSRHVLGAATIKLSGAM
- a CDS encoding DUF2277 domain-containing protein, with the protein product MCRNIKPLFNFEPLVTDEEIRAAALQYVRKISGFNKPSKTNEAAFLAAVDEIAAVSRKLLDTLATNAPPRNREQEIDKARERNARRFAVKPLSSANR
- the cas6 gene encoding CRISPR-associated endoribonuclease Cas6, whose translation is MRVRLKLKALGVGARLPLNSNHQAASLIYKIVGQSSSAFATELHEAGFMAENGRKFKLFAFSRLNPLHRRRVGDELHLQSPEVEWTVSSPVAAFIEHFVSGLFQSARFKIARTEFVLAEAESLPEPRFTERLKMRALSPITESLRDAEGRVRFLTIEENWSEVMQRNLLRKYEALHGRAPEDRRFRWTWDGEYVKEQMRRGKRVSSLVEINGEGREAIKVRGWLAPFSVEGSLELIKLGYEAGFGSRNSMGFGLAEVCP
- the cas7b gene encoding type I-B CRISPR-associated protein Cas7/Csh2, which produces MINKSEILFLYESTYSMPNGDPFTGEQRYDDETKKVLISDVRIKRFIRDYFVENGKDVYVINDKSQLGEGVKGSGAALRMLSLKSKFKDDPSVLREGKKGKTEFDALKILQKCIDVRLFGGISTEEGDAVNLTGAVQFALLNPSLNASDLRIHQNTSVFSSSEDKSRGAIGTTTVVPYSLNQIHGWINPYSAKHTGLTEEDISAMFKALWESVNNANTRTKSNQNSLLLIQIVYSGPNKKLYGVDRLIKLVSEKRDEQIRNSDDYTLDFSALHEVSESEKVSTVKFYTEKAEIENRLKEMPKFVKMSL
- a CDS encoding retropepsin-like aspartic protease, translated to MSVIIEFLKVYEFDTRQTGITVPVKLFSDDKKVSLFAKIDTGSTHCFFERKYADQLGIVIESGQPLSVSTATGTFLAFGHELTLSVLDIEQCVWLYFIAEESIKRNVLGRQGFLSQVQFGLIDYEGKLLLSQYEEIVR
- the cas5 gene encoding CRISPR-associated protein Cas5 — translated: MKGVIFNLKGNWGHFRKPETNNNPLTHDFITKTALIGLIGAVLGKERDEMKTLFPQLSEDLLYGVCVKNVVKKESWAFTLRYVVDLMQKAPKQMEFLKNPENTIALALKGENSATIFDDFVSAIRQNEAHYTPVLGLHNCPAEIETISLGEFHVKNGSFSTKGFIKEQQIDVVKMLRANTFRVGVEKIPTFQNDDFWNLPDRYEKVLYPSENREVFANGEFYEFTDGSQWTLI
- the cas3 gene encoding CRISPR-associated helicase Cas3', with the protein product MDIDLTTAFDSHPGKPLQKHLSGVVAKVKYRTANLPTSLNLKLAEIAALFHDLGKTNPYFQAKLRGESVNGYSSHAYLSAYVFWNFCQNNREKVLSWVNRNEQCFSLLTMIARHHGNLPDFEDGLFNPDETRRLADFLSRHSDLPVSDFLQLLEPHEKFELSISESFQRELFKARVIEDRNKQPLNFFLETQFCFACLLEADKRDAGDNENYNRQNLRESYFEANFATKITEKLNSFGEKNPLNNLRTAMRLESVERLREKLPENKRVFTLSAPTGAGKTMMLLALAKEILAIDKNLSVIYSLPFLSITEQVEGICREIFDGNVLRIDSRAENQAIQELQKKLDDEQTDENVKKLLQESFTETTFDHPFIITTFVQVFEALLSNRNAILLRLPSFSKTVFLIDEIQALPYRLYSFFTALLDEFCRQFDSYAIISTATMPHLDFPSAEIEGKKLFLNYQKPDELLNAPKYFREQIFNRYRVIRLLQTDFKISDLARHIENRHDSSLVILNTIDDTKDLYALLSEGYGTDEYVLLNTHFTLEDRRKKIEHCQKRLQRKEKVILISTQLIEAGVDIDFPTVYRDFCPLPSLIQSAGRCNRNGRLNFGDVFFFALQKANGKFSSELIYRDEAKAFLKFCRKELADLITESELFEIQKRFFQTEIGEYLEFGIHKQSNCKDGDREGVLNLVKAINKAAFEQLGKFKLIDEQYFGQEFRYYIPEDPHDQMFEELQNLSEVQFTRNFEEAIQKRIQIETQLRKMSARIVTFRVKDETFAPAYESKEVFKIRKLQSLHDYSFEKGIKLKPNAGCII